The following proteins come from a genomic window of Corynebacterium crudilactis:
- a CDS encoding nucleoside deaminase, translated as MTEDDLDLLHRTVELATEALTLGNSPYGSLLVDPHGAVVFEDHNRDADGDLTRHPEFAIAKYAIAHYSPEERAACTVYTSTEHCAMCAGGHAWAGLGKIYCATTGAQTAQWYAKWGAEAGPLTPLSAAEVSPNIQIEGPAPRFEEVLYDLHRWFYLGEQQSQ; from the coding sequence ATGACCGAAGACGATTTAGATCTCCTGCACCGCACTGTAGAACTAGCTACTGAAGCATTGACATTAGGAAATAGCCCTTATGGTTCCCTATTAGTTGATCCGCACGGTGCTGTTGTCTTTGAAGATCACAACCGCGACGCCGATGGAGACCTAACCAGGCACCCTGAGTTTGCCATTGCTAAATACGCGATTGCGCATTACAGCCCTGAAGAACGAGCTGCCTGCACGGTGTATACCTCCACAGAACATTGCGCGATGTGTGCAGGAGGCCACGCTTGGGCTGGGCTAGGTAAAATTTACTGCGCCACAACTGGTGCTCAAACAGCTCAGTGGTATGCAAAGTGGGGAGCAGAAGCTGGACCATTAACGCCACTTTCTGCTGCCGAAGTGAGCCCGAATATTCAGATTGAAGGGCCCGCACCACGATTTGAAGAAGTGCTCTATGACTTGCATCGGTGGTTTTATTTAGGGGAACAGCAGAGTCAGTGA
- a CDS encoding YbdD/YjiX family protein, which produces MATLAGALWKIPRAVWWYLTELMGDTAYAKYVVHLKHHHPEAAVPTEREYWRARYAEQDANPGARCC; this is translated from the coding sequence ATGGCAACGCTTGCTGGTGCATTGTGGAAAATTCCACGAGCTGTGTGGTGGTACCTCACTGAGCTGATGGGGGATACCGCATATGCTAAATATGTTGTGCACCTGAAACACCACCACCCGGAGGCAGCCGTTCCCACGGAACGGGAGTATTGGCGGGCACGGTACGCGGAGCAGGATGCAAATCCTGGGGCTCGCTGCTGCTAG
- a CDS encoding SPFH domain-containing protein, whose product MEAFALIIVVVIILVAAAVVAGIFFLTSRAWIKVAAADEALIVSAKKKGESQVIVHGKAVVMPITQTHQKISLRSRQVNMQVTAQSDDNVTLNVEAVALVKIGSESAFIRRAAQRFASNDKEIAQFTQDQLEGVLRGVVAQQTVTSLMRERKKFSEQIAETVIPELEKQGLILDSFQIRGITDDVGYIKSLGAPEIQAKKQAAEIAETEAARAIAKSRIANQEADLIEQTQLDSNKADADARVGEARAQAMQAERLADEKARQEVLRQQAENKQIELEAEVNKVADAERYRRKQQVEADTFEQTRRAQAQVEIAEAEATAAKVRAMAESEAVRLKGQAEADAIKAKAEAYRENQDALLAQQAMEILPELMSNFAAGYANIGSMTVLSGGDSSADAVGARFAGEQALGLKSIIESVKQTTGLDLAEIIQGRVTGTAQGTAFGEAFSAADSAVAPSSAPENPASGNPVQDN is encoded by the coding sequence ATGGAAGCTTTTGCCCTCATTATCGTTGTTGTCATAATTCTGGTCGCAGCGGCAGTCGTCGCAGGTATTTTCTTCCTGACTTCCCGCGCGTGGATCAAGGTCGCGGCTGCAGATGAAGCACTCATTGTCTCTGCGAAGAAGAAGGGTGAATCTCAGGTCATTGTCCATGGCAAAGCCGTGGTGATGCCGATTACGCAGACGCACCAGAAAATATCTTTGCGTTCCCGCCAGGTCAATATGCAGGTCACGGCGCAAAGCGATGATAATGTCACGCTCAACGTCGAAGCTGTCGCTTTGGTAAAGATCGGTTCGGAATCTGCGTTTATTCGTCGTGCTGCTCAGCGCTTTGCCTCAAACGACAAAGAAATCGCGCAGTTCACCCAGGACCAATTGGAAGGTGTGCTCCGCGGTGTGGTTGCGCAGCAGACAGTTACTTCTTTGATGCGTGAACGCAAGAAGTTCTCTGAGCAAATCGCGGAAACTGTTATTCCAGAGCTGGAAAAGCAAGGTTTGATTCTAGATTCCTTCCAAATTCGTGGCATCACGGATGATGTGGGATACATCAAATCCTTGGGTGCGCCAGAAATCCAGGCTAAGAAGCAAGCTGCAGAAATCGCAGAAACTGAAGCAGCTCGCGCCATCGCTAAGTCCCGTATCGCGAATCAAGAAGCTGATCTTATTGAACAGACTCAGCTTGATTCAAACAAGGCTGACGCTGATGCCCGCGTTGGTGAAGCTCGCGCTCAAGCGATGCAAGCAGAACGCCTCGCAGATGAAAAAGCTCGCCAAGAAGTCCTCCGCCAGCAGGCTGAAAACAAGCAGATTGAGCTTGAAGCCGAAGTAAACAAAGTCGCCGATGCAGAGCGCTACCGCCGTAAGCAGCAAGTAGAGGCAGATACTTTCGAACAAACCCGACGCGCACAGGCTCAGGTAGAAATCGCTGAGGCAGAAGCCACCGCAGCAAAGGTTCGTGCCATGGCTGAATCCGAAGCTGTGCGCTTGAAGGGACAAGCAGAAGCTGATGCCATCAAGGCAAAGGCTGAAGCTTATCGCGAAAACCAAGACGCTCTGCTGGCGCAGCAAGCAATGGAAATCTTGCCGGAGCTTATGAGTAACTTTGCAGCTGGCTACGCAAATATTGGATCCATGACAGTGCTCTCCGGTGGAGATAGTTCTGCCGATGCAGTGGGAGCACGTTTCGCAGGTGAACAAGCGCTCGGTTTGAAATCGATTATCGAATCCGTCAAACAAACCACTGGCCTTGACCTGGCAGAAATCATCCAGGGACGGGTAACCGGAACAGCTCAAGGAACGGCCTTCGGCGAAGCGTTCTCCGCTGCCGACTCCGCTGTTGCTCCTTCTTCCGCGCCAGAAAACCCAGCTTCAGGAAACCCAGTTCAGGATAATTAG
- a CDS encoding tRNA (cytidine(34)-2'-O)-methyltransferase: MPEHPLHVIFDNPVIPPNTGNAIRMCAGTGAHLHLVEPLGFELTEKHLRRAGLDYHDLADVTVHPTFDEAMKAVPGRVFAFTTTATTRFTDIAFEPGDALLFGTEPTGLPQEHIGHARITSELRIPMLEGRRSMNLSNAAAVATYEAWRQLGFIGGA, from the coding sequence ATGCCGGAACATCCACTTCATGTTATCTTTGACAATCCTGTTATCCCTCCAAACACCGGAAATGCCATCCGTATGTGTGCTGGAACAGGCGCTCACCTGCACCTTGTTGAACCGCTGGGTTTTGAGCTGACGGAAAAACACTTGCGTCGAGCTGGCCTTGATTACCATGACTTGGCAGATGTCACAGTGCATCCAACCTTTGATGAAGCAATGAAAGCTGTCCCCGGACGCGTATTTGCCTTTACTACTACCGCAACCACGCGCTTCACAGATATCGCTTTTGAGCCCGGCGATGCCTTGCTTTTCGGCACCGAACCCACAGGTCTTCCCCAAGAACATATCGGTCATGCCCGCATCACCTCAGAGCTGCGCATCCCGATGTTGGAGGGCCGCCGCTCGATGAATCTGTCAAACGCCGCAGCGGTTGCCACCTATGAGGCATGGCGCCAGCTCGGGTTTATCGGCGGGGCTTAA
- a CDS encoding bifunctional methylenetetrahydrofolate dehydrogenase/methenyltetrahydrofolate cyclohydrolase, with amino-acid sequence MTAIKLDGNLYRGEIFADLEQRVAVLKEKGIVPGLATVLVGDDPASHSYVKMKHRDCEQIGVNSIRKDLPADVTQEELFAVIDELNNDDSCTGYIVQLPLPKHLDENAVLERIDPAKDADGLHPVNLGKLVLNEPAPLPCTPNGSISLLRRFGIELNGAKVVVIGRGVTVGRPIGLMLTRRSENSTVTLCHTGTKDLAAETRAADVIVAAAGQPHMLTADMIKPGAAVLDVGVSRKDGKLLGDVHPDVWEVAGAVSPNPGGVGPLTRAFLVHNVVERAEKLAGL; translated from the coding sequence GTGACTGCAATCAAACTTGATGGAAACTTGTACCGCGGGGAAATCTTCGCCGACCTAGAACAGCGCGTCGCCGTGCTGAAGGAGAAAGGGATTGTGCCGGGCCTTGCCACTGTACTGGTGGGCGATGATCCAGCAAGCCACTCTTATGTGAAGATGAAGCACCGTGACTGTGAACAGATCGGTGTGAACTCAATCCGCAAAGACCTGCCTGCGGATGTCACCCAGGAAGAATTGTTCGCTGTCATCGATGAGCTGAACAACGATGATTCCTGCACCGGCTACATCGTCCAGCTGCCACTGCCTAAGCACCTCGATGAAAACGCTGTGCTTGAGCGCATCGATCCTGCCAAAGACGCCGATGGCCTGCACCCAGTAAACCTGGGCAAGCTTGTGCTCAATGAGCCAGCTCCACTTCCTTGTACCCCAAATGGTTCAATCAGCTTGCTGCGCCGTTTTGGCATTGAACTCAACGGTGCAAAGGTCGTTGTCATTGGCCGTGGCGTTACCGTTGGTCGTCCAATTGGTCTGATGCTGACCCGTCGTTCTGAGAACTCCACCGTCACCCTGTGCCACACCGGCACCAAGGATTTGGCTGCAGAAACTCGCGCGGCTGATGTCATCGTCGCAGCTGCTGGCCAGCCACATATGCTGACCGCAGATATGATCAAGCCAGGTGCTGCAGTGCTTGACGTCGGCGTTTCTCGCAAGGACGGCAAGTTGCTTGGCGACGTTCACCCCGATGTCTGGGAGGTTGCTGGCGCAGTGTCACCAAACCCAGGCGGCGTAGGCCCACTGACCCGTGCATTCCTAGTGCACAATGTTGTCGAGCGTGCAGAAAAGCTAGCTGGACTGTAA
- the metX gene encoding homoserine O-acetyltransferase MetX codes for MPTLAPIGQRAIQAIGDVHTEAGTTIANAVIGYHRWGEYRVNSEGRSNVVLIEHALTGDSNAAEWWADLLGPGKAINTDIYCVICTNVIGGCNGSTGPGSTHPDGNFWGNRFPATSIRDQVNAEKQFLDSLGITTITAVLGGSMGGARTLEWAAMYPEVVGAAAVLAVSARASAWQIGIQSAQIKAIENDHHWHEGNYYESGCSPDTGLSAARRIAHLTYRGELEIDERFGTKAQKNENPLGAYRSPDQRFAVESYLDYQADKLVKRFDAGSYVILTDALNRHDIGRDRGGLNKALEAIKVPVLVAGVDTDILYPYHQQEHLSRNLGNLLAMAKIVSPVGHDAFLTESRQMDRIIRNFFSLISPDEDNPSTYIEFFI; via the coding sequence ATGCCAACCCTCGCCCCCATAGGTCAACGTGCAATCCAAGCAATTGGTGATGTGCATACCGAAGCCGGAACAACAATCGCCAATGCGGTAATCGGCTATCACCGCTGGGGAGAATACCGCGTTAACAGCGAAGGGCGCAGCAATGTTGTCTTAATCGAACATGCTTTAACCGGCGACTCCAACGCCGCTGAATGGTGGGCGGACCTCTTAGGGCCAGGAAAAGCCATCAATACTGATATTTACTGTGTTATCTGCACCAACGTCATCGGCGGCTGCAATGGTTCCACAGGGCCAGGTTCCACACACCCCGATGGAAATTTCTGGGGTAACCGCTTCCCCGCCACCTCAATCCGCGATCAAGTAAATGCTGAAAAGCAATTTCTCGACTCTTTAGGAATCACCACAATCACAGCTGTACTCGGCGGTTCCATGGGAGGTGCCCGCACCCTGGAGTGGGCTGCAATGTACCCAGAAGTTGTGGGAGCTGCCGCCGTATTAGCAGTTTCTGCACGTGCCAGCGCATGGCAGATTGGCATCCAATCAGCACAGATCAAAGCCATTGAAAATGATCACCACTGGCATGAAGGAAATTATTACGAATCCGGATGCAGCCCTGACACAGGCCTCAGCGCTGCGCGTCGGATCGCCCACCTTACTTACCGTGGTGAATTAGAAATTGATGAACGTTTTGGCACCAAAGCCCAAAAGAATGAAAATCCCCTTGGTGCTTATCGCAGCCCAGACCAGCGTTTCGCTGTGGAATCCTATTTGGATTATCAAGCAGATAAGCTAGTCAAACGTTTCGATGCTGGTTCTTATGTCATCCTCACCGATGCCTTGAACCGGCACGATATTGGACGTGATCGAGGTGGCCTAAACAAGGCGCTTGAAGCCATTAAAGTTCCAGTGCTTGTTGCCGGTGTAGATACTGATATTTTGTACCCTTACCACCAACAAGAACACCTCTCTCGAAACCTGGGCAACCTCCTTGCGATGGCTAAAATTGTTTCACCAGTAGGCCACGATGCGTTCCTTACCGAAAGCCGTCAAATGGATCGCATCATCAGAAATTTCTTCAGCCTCATCTCCCCTGATGAAGATAATCCCTCCACCTACATCGAATTCTTCATCTAA
- a CDS encoding O-acetylhomoserine/O-acetylserine sulfhydrylase — protein sequence MAKYDNSNADQWGFETRSIHAGQPVDTQASARNLPIYQSTAFVFDSAEHAKQRFALEDLGPVYSRLTNPTVEALENRIASLEGGVHAVAFSSGQAATTNAILNLAGAGDHIVTSPRLYGGTETLFLITLNRLGIDVDFVENPDDPESWQAAVKPNTKAFFGETFANPQADVLDIPAVAEVAHRNNVPLIIDNTIATAALVRPLELGADVVVASLTKFYTGNGSGLGGVLVDGGKFDWTVERDGKPVFPYFVTPDAAYHGLKYADLGAPAFGLKVRVGLLRDTGSTLSAFNAWAAVQGIDTLPLRIERHNENAIKVAEFLNNHDKVAKVNFAGLKDSPWYATKEKLGLKYTGSVLTFEINGGQSEAWAFIDALKLHSNLANIGDVRSLVVHPATTTHSQSDEAGLARAGITQSTIRLSVGIETIADIIADLEAGFAAI from the coding sequence ATGGCAAAGTACGATAATTCCAACGCTGATCAGTGGGGCTTTGAAACCCGTTCCATCCATGCCGGCCAGCCAGTTGATACACAGGCCAGTGCCCGCAACCTCCCCATTTACCAGTCCACTGCATTCGTTTTTGATTCCGCAGAACACGCTAAGCAGCGCTTCGCACTCGAAGATCTAGGACCCGTTTACTCCCGCCTCACCAACCCCACCGTTGAGGCTCTAGAAAACCGCATTGCCTCTCTGGAAGGTGGCGTCCACGCCGTAGCTTTTTCCTCCGGACAGGCTGCAACCACCAACGCCATCCTGAACCTGGCAGGCGCGGGCGATCACATCGTTACCTCTCCCCGCCTTTACGGTGGTACCGAAACCCTTTTCCTCATTACCCTTAACCGTCTGGGTATCGACGTTGACTTCGTGGAAAACCCAGACGATCCAGAGTCTTGGCAGGCAGCGGTTAAGCCAAACACTAAAGCTTTCTTCGGTGAGACTTTCGCCAACCCACAGGCTGATGTTCTCGACATCCCTGCAGTGGCAGAAGTTGCACACCGCAACAACGTGCCACTAATTATCGACAACACCATTGCCACCGCAGCGCTAGTGCGCCCACTTGAGCTTGGCGCCGACGTCGTTGTTGCTTCCCTGACCAAGTTCTACACCGGCAACGGCTCCGGCCTGGGCGGCGTGCTTGTCGACGGCGGAAAGTTCGATTGGACCGTCGAGCGCGATGGAAAGCCAGTATTCCCTTATTTCGTCACCCCAGATGCTGCGTACCACGGCTTGAAGTACGCAGACCTTGGCGCTCCTGCATTCGGCCTCAAGGTTCGCGTCGGTCTACTGCGCGACACCGGCTCTACCCTTTCCGCATTCAACGCATGGGCTGCAGTTCAGGGCATTGATACCCTGCCTCTGCGCATCGAGCGCCACAATGAAAACGCCATCAAGGTTGCAGAGTTCCTCAACAACCACGACAAGGTGGCAAAGGTCAACTTCGCAGGACTGAAGGACTCCCCTTGGTACGCAACCAAGGAAAAGCTCGGTCTCAAGTACACCGGCTCCGTACTCACCTTTGAAATCAATGGTGGCCAGAGTGAAGCATGGGCATTTATCGATGCCTTGAAGCTACACTCCAACCTTGCCAATATTGGTGATGTTCGCTCCCTGGTTGTCCACCCAGCAACCACCACCCACTCGCAGTCCGATGAAGCTGGTCTGGCACGCGCAGGCATCACCCAGTCCACCATCCGTCTGTCCGTGGGCATTGAAACCATCGCCGATATTATCGCAGACCTCGAAGCTGGCTTCGCTGCCATCTAA
- a CDS encoding carbon starvation CstA family protein has protein sequence MTIKQTDNTNDDLVYSSATDLPVGVKKSPKMSPTARVGLLVFGVIAAVGWGAIAFSRGETINSVWLVLAAVGSYIIAFTLYARLIEYKVVKSKDQRATPAEYVNDGKDFVPTDRRVLFGHHFAAIAGAGPLVGPVMAAQMGYLPGTLWIILGVIFAGAVQDYLVLWVSTRRRGRSLGQMVRDEMGTVGGAAGILATISIMIIIIAVLALIVVNALADSPWGVFSITMTIPIALFMGVYLRYLRPGRVTEVSIIGVFLLLLAIVAGGWVADTSWGVEWFTWSKTTLALALIGYGIMAAILPVWLLLAPRDYLSTFMKIGVIGLLAVGILFARPEVQMPSVTSFAMEGNGPVFSGSLFPFLFITIACGALSGFHALISSGTTPKLVEKESQMRMMGYGGMLMESFVAMMALITAVILDRHLYFSMNAPLALTGGDPETAAAWVNSIGLTGADITPEQLAAAAEGVGESTVISRTGGAPTLAFGMSEILSGFIGGAGMKAFWYHFAIMFEALFILTTVDAGTRVARFMMTDTLGNVPGLRRFKDPNWTLGNWISTVFVCALWGAILLMGVTDPLGGINVLFPLFGIANQLLAAIALSLVLVVVVKKGLYKWAWIPGVPLAWDLIVTMTASWQKIFHSDPAIGYWAQNANFRDAKAQGLTEFGAAKTPEAIDAVIRNTTIQGILSILFAVLVLVVVGSAIVVCIKAIQARSAGTPLETTEEPATESAYFAPTGFLATARDKEVQEMWDERYPGGAPISSGSH, from the coding sequence GTGACCATAAAACAGACTGACAACACCAATGATGATTTGGTGTATAGCAGTGCCACCGACCTTCCGGTTGGTGTGAAAAAGTCCCCGAAAATGTCTCCGACCGCTCGTGTCGGACTCCTCGTATTTGGCGTCATCGCAGCCGTTGGTTGGGGCGCAATTGCGTTTTCTCGCGGTGAAACCATTAACTCCGTGTGGCTAGTTTTAGCGGCGGTAGGTTCTTATATCATCGCCTTTACTTTGTACGCGCGTTTGATTGAATACAAGGTTGTTAAGTCTAAAGATCAGCGTGCAACCCCGGCTGAGTATGTCAATGATGGAAAAGACTTCGTTCCAACAGATCGCCGTGTTCTTTTCGGCCATCACTTTGCAGCAATCGCAGGTGCAGGTCCGTTGGTTGGTCCTGTTATGGCAGCTCAGATGGGCTATCTTCCAGGAACCCTGTGGATTATCCTCGGCGTAATTTTCGCGGGTGCAGTCCAGGATTACCTGGTGCTGTGGGTCTCTACTCGCCGCCGTGGCCGTTCACTGGGCCAGATGGTTCGCGATGAAATGGGTACTGTCGGTGGCGCTGCGGGTATCTTGGCCACCATCTCCATCATGATCATCATCATTGCTGTGCTGGCACTGATTGTGGTTAATGCTTTGGCCGATTCTCCATGGGGCGTTTTCTCCATCACCATGACCATCCCAATCGCACTATTTATGGGTGTCTACCTGCGTTACCTGCGTCCAGGTCGTGTGACAGAAGTATCCATCATCGGTGTCTTCCTGTTGTTGCTGGCTATCGTTGCAGGTGGTTGGGTTGCAGATACTTCATGGGGCGTTGAATGGTTCACCTGGTCCAAGACCACCTTGGCGTTGGCACTCATTGGTTATGGCATTATGGCCGCTATTTTGCCAGTGTGGCTGCTGCTCGCACCGCGTGATTACCTGTCTACTTTCATGAAGATTGGTGTCATTGGTCTGTTGGCAGTGGGCATCTTGTTTGCTCGCCCAGAAGTACAAATGCCATCTGTAACCTCCTTCGCGATGGAGGGCAACGGTCCAGTATTCTCCGGTAGCCTGTTCCCATTCTTGTTCATCACCATTGCTTGTGGTGCGCTGTCTGGTTTCCATGCGTTGATTTCTTCTGGCACCACGCCAAAGCTCGTGGAGAAGGAATCCCAGATGCGCATGATGGGCTACGGCGGCATGCTGATGGAATCTTTCGTGGCCATGATGGCGCTGATTACTGCTGTGATTTTGGATCGTCACCTGTACTTCTCCATGAATGCGCCACTGGCACTGACCGGTGGAGATCCAGAAACGGCAGCTGCGTGGGTTAACTCCATTGGTCTCACTGGCGCAGATATCACTCCAGAGCAGCTTGCTGCAGCAGCTGAAGGAGTAGGAGAATCCACTGTGATTTCCCGTACCGGTGGTGCACCTACCTTGGCTTTCGGTATGTCTGAGATTCTCTCCGGATTTATTGGTGGCGCTGGAATGAAGGCGTTCTGGTACCACTTTGCCATCATGTTTGAGGCACTGTTCATCCTCACCACCGTGGATGCCGGTACTCGTGTGGCTCGTTTCATGATGACCGATACTTTGGGCAATGTTCCAGGTCTGCGTCGTTTCAAGGATCCTAATTGGACCCTGGGTAACTGGATTTCCACAGTGTTTGTGTGTGCGCTGTGGGGTGCAATTTTGCTCATGGGTGTGACCGATCCACTGGGTGGCATTAACGTGCTGTTCCCACTGTTCGGTATCGCTAACCAGTTGCTTGCCGCAATCGCGCTGTCGCTTGTGCTCGTGGTTGTTGTGAAGAAGGGCCTGTACAAGTGGGCATGGATTCCAGGTGTGCCATTGGCATGGGATCTTATTGTCACGATGACTGCGTCGTGGCAGAAGATTTTCCACTCTGATCCGGCTATTGGCTACTGGGCGCAGAATGCGAACTTCCGCGATGCCAAGGCGCAGGGCCTGACTGAGTTTGGTGCAGCAAAAACACCAGAGGCCATCGATGCGGTTATTCGAAACACCACCATCCAGGGCATCTTATCGATTCTGTTTGCTGTGCTGGTGTTGGTTGTGGTCGGTTCTGCCATCGTGGTGTGCATTAAGGCTATTCAGGCGCGCTCTGCCGGTACTCCGCTGGAGACCACTGAAGAACCAGCCACGGAGTCTGCGTACTTTGCTCCAACTGGTTTCCTTGCTACAGCTCGCGACAAGGAAGTCCAAGAAATGTGGGATGAGCGTTACCCGGGTGGCGCACCGATTTCTTCGGGATCGCACTAA
- a CDS encoding DUF3017 domain-containing protein, whose protein sequence is MTNPGHGKQGISEEQLLANPHDGGLAASTLPHNVQKAGVIFFVIAVVVATIFALTEHWRRATFTLGVSLLYLAVLRLTCDSKILGVLSVRSRRFDAIYTTVLGGLMVFLAASVDSLGS, encoded by the coding sequence ATGACCAACCCCGGCCACGGCAAACAAGGCATTAGTGAAGAGCAACTTCTAGCAAATCCCCACGATGGCGGATTAGCCGCCTCGACGCTACCTCACAATGTGCAAAAAGCCGGGGTTATTTTCTTTGTGATCGCGGTAGTGGTCGCCACTATTTTTGCGCTCACAGAACACTGGCGCCGAGCCACGTTCACTTTAGGCGTATCGCTGCTGTATCTTGCTGTGCTGCGACTGACCTGTGATTCTAAGATCCTCGGCGTCTTATCTGTCCGCTCTAGGCGTTTTGATGCCATATACACCACAGTCCTTGGCGGACTGATGGTGTTTTTAGCGGCCTCAGTGGATTCTTTGGGAAGCTAA